One genomic segment of Sminthopsis crassicaudata isolate SCR6 chromosome 2, ASM4859323v1, whole genome shotgun sequence includes these proteins:
- the MZB1 gene encoding marginal zone B- and B1-cell-specific protein translates to MRLLLLLLSLTGWGPPANLGEGIPQETIPLSATSPHFDEEEKYSTHMPQHLRCDACQIISYQMWKHLTEMETKLLSHMAKGASLSESEYTDVLEKCCSQSWKNYGVREVNKVKHFIGPGLASGEGISVMISGGPWPGRLFKMCHNYLGELGEDQLYREYRQGGRQALERLLCRGTCPEEETPGQGDFLRKEL, encoded by the exons ATGAGGCTTCTGCTGTTGCTGCTGTCACTGACCGGCTGGGGTCCCCCAGCGAACCTTGGAGAGGGAATCCCCCAAGAAACCATCCCACTGTCAGCCACATCCCCTCATtttgatgaagaagaaaaatactcAACCCACATGCCCCAACATCTGCGCTGTGACGCCTGCCAGATCATTTCTTACCAG ATGTGGAAGCATCTGACTGAAATGGAGACCAAGCTGCTGAGCCACATGGCCAAGGGGGCTTCTCTCAGTGAGTCTGAGTACACTGATGTCCTGGAAAAATGCTgttctcagagctggaagaa TTACGGGGTCCGGGAAGTAAACAAGGTGAAACACTTTATTGGCCCAGGACTGGCCAGTGGTGAGGGCATCAGTGTGATGATCAGCGGAGGCCCGTGGCCAGGCAG GCTCTTCAAGATGTGCCACAACTACCTGGGAGAGCTTGGGGAAGATCAGCTGTACAGGGAATACAGGCAAGGGGGCCGACAGGCCCTGGAGAGGCTGTTGTGCAGAGGGACCTGTCCCGAAGA
- the PROB1 gene encoding proline-rich basic protein 1, whose amino-acid sequence MLSILVPPAAGGFPSVLALRQDSSGSSGSYHTAPGSPEPQGPRPVLDGADDDWGSGIPGRGQPANFAGQNSRVPGRGAGPAGSGGSQLRLSISAQNSRQEPGSGFPKRPGQRPSPFQLRTLPSGEMEVIFTTGPLGEPPVQSPSDSDEADSEVQQLTALSLQSFSHPQGPYLDVRSPSAQASSSPSPALSDSSNQADRWATYLDLRQETGAAASRLPELPATSGRTQFECVEVALEDQASLSKQRTVPKRQIELRLKPSAPEPDSAGENGLPRRKLFLRTGSLDESLTRLQAASNLVQTALARKLQIEQTLCPEQPSPGGGAQPIQTRAGSQLRPLGETQKPAERPPAWPEVQESEAPTRRTARSPRRDSKELKSRGSSQAGLPPREPAKEAPLPPAKPAGLRAPDGVVSIRTPRPWPSLRERAIRRDKPAPGTEPLGPVSSSIFLLSGDKSQEASESRPRNEWSQPPKSLAQRCAPEHRAAPETPRLSLQETWDPAVQASLTPSVQEVPHEALQEATSPQAPRDLTVQEPQISPPPESAVPDTWEPRDAPAPSGRSRVTIPRPRDVRKLVKNTYSLSFPAVPTSSLGLPEPPCASGGPSEGSETPPGAPEPPTTIHYTSTFQKDFLPVVTHPYEVPEPPVTEGGGVSDSAPRGALQGHQPPQPQTRPKGYQEGEPTPRKKAENNTAKPFARSEIRLPGALSLSRKPGVKAQPETDTEIRRVSPGYGPQVQRLLPEGEVQANSPGISLGPAPIPKEPRERPEVPAQWSGAGQTSSSLTEPPHPNVRGSLYLGSPHSDQANPLALQARSPEPRAKPHPGFPGTHPAGNQITAKPASLSQPRAASAPPMAQGLDSPSRSHGRGLQSSGATPSGKVLVDPESGRYYYVEAPKSPKLKLLFDPESGQYLEVLVPPSPAGPPLRFYPSLALGHNLYPSPYGSYPGLSLPPSPGPLPLGPPDLLAPGTKLPWVPESVAVDGLYYLPTGSSSNPLPGLPLLLYSGPPNSGPPTTTKGSPF is encoded by the coding sequence ATGCTCTCCATCCTTGTCCCCCCAGCCGCGGGCGGCTTCCCCTCGGTCCTCGCTCTGCGCCAGGACTCTTCGGGATCCTCCGGCTCTTACCACACCGCGCCAGGCTCGCCCGAGCCCCAGGGGCCGCGCCCGGTCCTGGACGGGGCGGACGATGACTGGGGCAGTGGAATTCCTGGGCGGGGGCAACCGGCAAACTTTGCGGGCCAGAACTCCAGGGTCCCTGGTCGGGGGGCGGGCCCAGCCGGGAGCGGGGGCTCGCAGCTTCGCCTGTCCATCAGCGCCCAGAATAGCCGCCAGGAGCCTGGATCCGGTTTCCCCAAGAGGCCGGGACAGCGCCCGAGTCCTTTCCAGCTCCGCACCCTGCCGTCGGGGGAGATGGAAGTGATCTTCACCACCGGGCCCCTAGGCGAGCCTCCCGTTCAGTCCCCCAGCGACTCGGATGAGGCGGACAGCGAGGTGCAGCAGCTCACGGCGCTCAGTCTGCAGAGTTTTTCCCACCCTCAAGGCCCTTACCTAGACGTGCGTAGCCCCAGCGCGCAGGCCTCTTCCAGCCCATCCCCGGCTCTGTCTGACAGCAGCAACCAAGCAGACCGCTGGGCCACCTACCTGGACCTGCGTCAGGAGACTGGAGCTGCGGCCTCCAGGCTGCCAGAACTCCCTGCCACGTCCGGGAGAACGCAGTTCGAGTGCGTGGAGGTGGCGCTTGAAGACCAGGCATCCCTGAGTAAGCAGAGAACGGTCCCCAAGAGGCAGATAGAGCTAAGGCTGAAGCCGAGCGCTCCGGAGCCGGATTCAGCTGGGGAGAATGGGCTACCCAGGCGCAAGCTGTTCCTGCGAACGGGCTCGCTGGACGAGTCTCTGACTCGCTTGCAGGCCGCCTCTAACCTCGTGCAGACAGCACTGGCCAGAAAGCTGCAGATCGAGCAGACACTGTGCCCCGAGCAGCCGAGCCCAGGGGGCGGGGCTCAGCCCATTCAGACTCGGGCAGGCTCGCAGCTTCGTCCCTTGGGGGAGACCCAGAAGCCGGCGGAGCGGCCCCCCGCTTGGCCTGAGGTCCAGGAGAGCGAAGCCCCGACCAGACGTACTGCACGAAGCCCTCGAAGAGATTCAAAGGAACTCAAGTCCAGAGGGAGCTCTCAGGCGGGGCTTCCTCCCAGAGAGCCGGCGAAGGAGGCACCCCTGCCCCCTGCCAAGCCTGCGGGGCTGAGGGCCCCGGACGGCGTAGTTTCTATCAGAACCCCGAGGCCCTGGCCCAGTCTGCGAGAACGAGCTATTCGTCGGGACAAACCAGCCCCCGGGACGGAACCACTCGGGCCCGTGAGCTCCAGCATCTTCTTGCTGTCGGGGGACAAGTCCCAGGAAGCGTCTGAGTCTCGGCCCCGCAATGAATGGAGCCAGCCGCCGAAATCTCTGGCTCAGAGGTGCGCCCCAGAGCATCGGGCGGCCCCGGAGACTCCCAGGCTGTCTCTCCAGGAAACCTGGGATCCCGCTGTTCAGGCGTCGCTGACTCCGTCTGTGCAGGAGGTTCCCCACGAAGCGCTCCAAGAGGCCACATCTCCGCAGGCACCCCGGGATCTAACTGTGCAGGAGCCTCAGATTTCACCTCCGCCGGAGAGTGCAGTCCCAGACACTTGGGAGCCCAGAGACGCCCCCGCTCCCTCAGGCAGATCCCGGGTAACAATTCCGCGACCGCGGGACGTGCGGAAGCTAGTGAAGAACACCTACTCGCTGAGCTTCCCAGCCGTCCCCACTTCCAGTCTGGGGCTGCCGGAGCCCCCTTGCGCGTCCGGGGGCCCCAGCGAGGGCAGCGAGACTCCGCCCGGAGCTCCGGAGCCTCCTACCACTATTCACTATACTTCTACTTTCCAGAAGGACTTCCTGCCCGTGGTGACCCATCCCTACGAAGTCCCGGAGCCGCCGGTTACTGAGGGAGGGGGAGTAAGTGACTCTGCTCCCAGAGGGGCCCTGCAAGGCCACCAACCTCCCCAGCCTCAGACGCGGCCAAAGGGCTACCAGGAAGGAGAGCCGACCCCACGGAAGAAAGCGGAGAACAATACAGCCAAGCCTTTTGCTCGCAGCGAGATCCGCCTCCCCGGAGCCCTGTCTTTGTCCCGGAAGCCCGGGGTCAAGGCCCAGCCTGAGACCGACACAGAGATCCGCCGCGTTTCCCCAGGGTACGGTCCTCAGGTTCAGCGCCTCCTCCCAGAAGGAGAAGTTCAGGCCAATTCCCCAGGGATTAGCCTGGGGCCTGCCCCCATCCCCAAGGAACCAAGAGAGAGGCCAGAGGTCCCAGCTCAATGGTCAGGGGCTGGACAGACATCTAGCTCCTTGACAGAACCCCCACATCCAAATGTCAGGGGCTCCCTCTACCTGGGGTCCCCACACTCTGACCAGGCCAATCCCCTGGCCCTCCAGGCCCGGAGTCCAGAGCCCAGAGCCAAACCCCATCCAGGCTTCCCTGGGACCCATCCCGCAGGGAACCAGATTACAGCCAAACCTGCTTCCCTGTCCCAGCCCAGGGCAGCTTCAGCACCTCCTATGGCCCAGGGCCTTGACAGCCCTTCCAGGAGTCACGGTAGGGGCCTTCAGAGCTCTGGAGCCACCCCATCAGGGAAGGTTCTTGTAGATCCAGAGAGTGGGCGCTACTATTATGTAGAGGCTCCCAAATCTCCTAAATTAAAGCTGCTCTTTGACCCAGAGAGTGGTCAATACCTAGAAGTTCTtgttcccccctccccagcaGGGCCACCCCTCCGGTTCTACCCCTCCTTGGCACTAGGGCACAACCTCTATCCTTCTCCCTATGGGTCCTACCCTGGGCTTTCACTACCTCCTTCACCGGGACCCTTGCCTCTGGGTCCCCCTGACTTATTAGCCCCAGGAACCAAACTCCCCTGGGTTCCTGAGAGTGTCGCTGTAGATGGGCTCTATTACCTGCCCACAGGCAGTTCCTCTAACCCTTTACCTGGTCTTCCTCTACTTCTTTATTCTGGGCCTCCCAATTCTGGGCCTCCTACCACTACTAAAGGCTCACCTTTTTGA